One Lactobacillus sp. CBA3606 DNA segment encodes these proteins:
- the tnpA gene encoding IS200/IS605 family transposase — MANKLNSLAHTKWLCKYHIVFTPKYRRKIIYNQYRRDLQGDIRLLCQYKGVKILEGHMMPDHVHLLVSIPPKLSVSSFMGYLKGKSALMMFDQHANLKYKFGNRHFWSVGYYVSTVGLNEATIKKYIRDQEKHDQAEDRVSVREYEDPFKGQGK, encoded by the coding sequence ATGGCGAATAAGCTAAATAGTCTTGCGCATACCAAATGGCTGTGCAAGTACCATATTGTATTCACTCCAAAGTATAGGAGAAAAATAATTTATAATCAATATCGACGTGATTTGCAAGGAGATATTCGATTACTATGCCAATACAAAGGCGTAAAAATTTTGGAAGGCCATATGATGCCGGACCATGTGCATTTATTGGTAAGTATTCCACCGAAGCTGAGTGTATCAAGTTTCATGGGGTATTTGAAAGGTAAATCAGCATTGATGATGTTTGACCAGCATGCGAATTTAAAATATAAATTTGGAAATCGACATTTCTGGTCAGTAGGTTATTATGTCAGCACAGTTGGATTGAATGAAGCAACCATCAAGAAGTATATCCGTGATCAGGAGAAACATGATCAGGCGGAGGATCGCGTGAGCGTTCGGGAATATGAGGACCCTTTTAAGGGTCAAGGTAAGTAA
- the ndk gene encoding nucleoside-diphosphate kinase has translation MANSEKTLVLVKPDGVLEGHIGDIISRFERKSYQITALKVITATPEQLRQHYCEKVEKPYFAEIETYMTEGPLVAIIVSGTGVVKSVHNLAGKTRPNDAQPGTIRGDFAHEYPDGILRNIIHTSDSRENAHHEIAIWFPELAVKSRKKIEKLTKK, from the coding sequence ATGGCAAATTCTGAAAAAACTTTAGTACTGGTAAAACCAGATGGTGTCCTTGAAGGTCACATTGGTGATATTATTTCTCGTTTTGAACGTAAAAGCTATCAAATCACCGCACTGAAAGTCATCACTGCGACACCTGAACAATTACGGCAACATTATTGTGAAAAAGTTGAGAAACCTTACTTTGCCGAGATTGAAACTTACATGACAGAAGGACCCCTAGTCGCCATCATCGTTAGCGGCACTGGTGTCGTCAAGTCAGTGCATAATCTTGCAGGTAAGACCCGGCCAAACGATGCCCAACCTGGCACCATTCGCGGCGACTTTGCACATGAATATCCTGATGGTATTCTGCGCAACATCATTCACACCTCCGACAGTCGTGAAAATGCCCATCATGAAATTGCCATTTGGTTTCCAGAATTAGCTGTTAAATCACGTAAAAAAATCGAAAAATTGACTAAAAAATAA
- a CDS encoding ATP-binding protein produces MIQRDAYLNKLIQLKDIDAIKVITGVRRSGKSVLLMLYRDYLKTQGISEQSILYYNFEEFELLNIRNQSQLMTLLKPKLTKERHLYLMFDEIQMVTGWQSVINGLRVSYDCDIIITGSNAKMLSGELATLLSGRYVEIPIYPFSFREFLAAKDINPNTPNIDQAFLEYEQYGGFPSVVLANPVIKDTILSGIFDTIILNDVSMRANVRDPESLRGLVGFLADNIGQLVRPAKVAGTLTNEGIKITNHTIERYLQLLEDAFLFYQSRQYDIRGRSYLRSAGKYFIVDPGLRRNAVGRRPGNYSGQLESIVYLELIRRGYTVDVGKLDTTEVDFVARKVDQIIYIQVTYEIPKNSHETDNLLHIRDNYQKILITQRHYPDLQEIDGIPIINIVDWLLSE; encoded by the coding sequence ATGATTCAGCGTGATGCTTACCTAAATAAGTTAATTCAATTAAAAGATATTGATGCCATCAAAGTTATTACCGGCGTACGTCGATCTGGTAAATCAGTTCTGCTGATGCTCTATCGTGATTATCTAAAAACACAGGGCATCTCTGAGCAATCAATTTTATATTATAACTTTGAAGAGTTCGAGCTCTTAAATATCCGCAACCAATCTCAATTAATGACCTTGTTAAAACCAAAACTAACTAAAGAACGACATCTCTACCTGATGTTTGATGAAATTCAAATGGTTACCGGTTGGCAAAGTGTGATTAATGGGTTGCGCGTCAGTTACGACTGCGACATCATTATCACTGGTTCCAACGCAAAAATGTTATCCGGCGAATTAGCGACCTTATTAAGCGGTCGCTATGTTGAAATACCAATTTATCCCTTTTCATTTCGAGAATTTTTAGCCGCTAAAGATATTAATCCTAACACACCTAATATTGATCAAGCCTTTTTAGAATATGAACAGTATGGCGGCTTTCCATCCGTAGTTTTAGCCAATCCCGTTATTAAAGACACCATCTTATCTGGCATTTTTGATACGATTATTTTAAATGATGTTTCAATGCGAGCCAACGTTCGTGATCCCGAATCATTACGAGGCTTGGTTGGCTTTTTGGCAGATAACATTGGTCAACTTGTACGACCAGCAAAAGTGGCGGGCACTTTAACCAATGAAGGCATTAAAATCACCAATCATACGATTGAACGTTACCTACAGTTACTAGAAGATGCCTTTTTATTTTATCAAAGTCGACAATATGATATTCGAGGCCGTTCTTATCTGAGATCGGCCGGTAAGTATTTTATTGTGGACCCTGGATTAAGAAGAAATGCCGTTGGACGCCGGCCCGGTAACTATTCAGGCCAATTAGAAAGTATTGTTTATCTTGAACTAATCCGACGTGGCTACACTGTCGATGTCGGTAAGTTGGATACAACAGAAGTAGATTTTGTCGCCCGTAAAGTTGACCAAATCATCTATATCCAAGTCACTTACGAAATCCCTAAGAATTCCCACGAAACTGATAACTTATTGCATATTCGAGACAACTATCAAAAAATTCTAATCACACAGCGACACTATCCCGACCTTCAAGAAATTGATGGCATACCGATTATTAATATCGTTGACTGGTTACTATCAGAATAA
- a CDS encoding CapA family protein produces the protein MISNETFLSMHEIAEMLDGKWVLPPADDQALVEHYAIYPGELIHKDHANLWFAMDVPTWQRGTSNTGVYATTFADSHAKVSQYQQYLQMAVVQHPVADTTVPQLQVTDPYVAMVTLFKWVNQHNPSRNVGITGTVGKSTMKELVATLLSCTTTANKTPLNHNSRTSSRITVLNNAKADYNILEIALASLWYGRQKVGIVEDVKLDLAILTQVGVGQRGYDEHKMADFKTRIAYGLKPGQPFLVNGDIANIDEVVTNAQRYTKNIVTYGTTAACDFVGQVNAAGQLTVTYQDKAVATLTVAGFDQGLISNIIGALAAHQLLIGDLAPADLTTFATSCQALAVKALQQTTVQNHQVTIIDDTHNAELLSMTNFMQYAQSYPVSAQTQKIFIVGRIINLESQARQVYQQLVTEFNQSQFDTVYTFGPEIDQVAAEFKPALYGGHFETIELLIQAITKRLSTDTVIFIKGSSRNSKINRISRQFVKQAPHYVDGVDQVAITEIEPSSTAYTTNGVGRLLVILSCLERLTYRKLKLTDLVKITQDLNHDRSVNKVGLTVGATHTVLELLSLAIVAPAPDVIINLAESIFGGNRAAIQGIQQRAKQLGLSAQAVVNITGRPTRHPQRTYLSDVEKIGAALVKLPNEFLSLLSLQRAQLANSRQSYQKRSQLLKTGKNYGSVFFGPQESNGLIFFNTPTGKRAIAFINAPHISYIDTKLEQLIDGGLPATAVKTPVDKVTLTQPIINLLSDTYFGEMYTRDRQRRQIDDGLQKYGYGHSFEKIGSFFSATAYNIFNFEAVFASGPSALTGIKPFVLDAKAKPTIAELKRRHFNLAMMGNNHAKDAGAEALMTSITAFHQAGIATVGAGIDQTDSRRFVEFDYHGQKIALFNGYWYRNPAYNLFDFYAKTNVAGVNCLDTLVWEAVRDYKQQNPTAKVIVSAHWGNDFQEKIMPVQQATAEKLVSAGADLIIGHGPHILQPIKYVGKAPVIYSIGNGVFNNNGEFVKRGCLAYGATVRLDLDKQRLYLCPFYANNRETFWQPAFVNDEDFKEAAGVFGTEYATTKLDGDLNAVVIPL, from the coding sequence ATGATTAGTAATGAAACGTTCCTAAGTATGCATGAAATTGCTGAAATGTTAGATGGAAAGTGGGTGTTGCCACCGGCTGATGACCAAGCGTTAGTCGAGCATTATGCAATCTATCCAGGTGAGTTAATACATAAAGACCATGCCAATTTATGGTTCGCAATGGATGTCCCAACTTGGCAGCGGGGGACAAGTAATACTGGGGTATATGCCACCACTTTTGCTGACTCACACGCTAAAGTTAGCCAATATCAACAGTACTTGCAGATGGCAGTTGTCCAACATCCGGTGGCTGATACGACCGTGCCTCAGCTACAAGTCACAGACCCTTATGTAGCGATGGTCACACTCTTTAAATGGGTCAATCAACATAATCCTAGTCGTAATGTGGGCATTACGGGGACTGTTGGGAAAAGTACGATGAAGGAATTAGTTGCAACGTTGTTATCATGTACGACCACGGCGAATAAAACGCCACTGAATCATAATTCACGGACGTCATCGCGGATTACAGTTCTGAATAATGCTAAAGCCGACTACAATATCTTAGAAATTGCGTTGGCTTCATTATGGTATGGCCGCCAAAAAGTGGGCATTGTGGAAGATGTCAAGTTGGATTTAGCGATTTTGACGCAGGTTGGTGTCGGCCAACGCGGTTATGATGAACATAAAATGGCCGATTTTAAAACGCGAATTGCCTATGGGTTGAAGCCGGGTCAACCTTTTTTAGTTAATGGGGATATTGCCAATATTGATGAAGTAGTAACGAATGCGCAACGGTATACGAAAAATATCGTGACATATGGAACCACCGCGGCCTGTGATTTTGTTGGACAAGTCAATGCTGCAGGGCAACTGACTGTGACTTACCAAGATAAAGCGGTGGCGACGTTAACGGTGGCTGGTTTTGACCAAGGTCTCATTAGTAATATTATTGGTGCTTTGGCAGCTCATCAATTGTTAATAGGGGATTTGGCGCCGGCTGATTTAACAACTTTTGCCACCAGTTGTCAGGCTTTGGCTGTTAAAGCTTTGCAACAGACAACGGTGCAGAATCATCAGGTGACCATTATTGATGATACGCATAATGCCGAGTTACTCTCGATGACGAACTTTATGCAGTATGCCCAAAGCTATCCTGTTTCAGCGCAGACGCAAAAGATTTTTATTGTCGGGCGGATTATTAACTTAGAATCGCAAGCGCGCCAAGTTTATCAGCAACTAGTGACGGAATTTAATCAAAGCCAGTTTGATACGGTCTATACGTTTGGTCCGGAGATTGATCAAGTTGCAGCTGAATTTAAGCCAGCACTTTATGGCGGACATTTTGAAACAATTGAGTTGCTGATTCAAGCGATTACGAAGCGTTTATCCACGGATACGGTTATTTTTATCAAGGGATCGAGTCGTAATTCGAAAATCAATCGTATTAGTCGGCAGTTTGTGAAGCAGGCGCCACATTACGTTGACGGTGTTGATCAAGTCGCAATTACTGAAATTGAACCAAGTTCAACGGCGTATACCACTAACGGTGTTGGGAGATTGTTAGTGATTCTAAGTTGTTTAGAACGCTTAACTTATCGCAAGTTAAAGCTCACAGATTTGGTTAAGATCACGCAAGATTTAAATCACGATCGTAGTGTCAATAAAGTTGGGTTAACGGTGGGCGCCACTCACACGGTACTAGAATTGTTGAGTTTAGCGATTGTTGCGCCAGCACCGGATGTCATTATTAACTTGGCCGAATCAATTTTTGGCGGTAATCGAGCGGCAATTCAAGGCATACAACAGCGGGCCAAGCAATTGGGATTATCGGCCCAAGCGGTGGTTAACATTACTGGTCGACCAACTCGGCATCCGCAACGGACTTATTTAAGTGATGTAGAAAAGATTGGGGCTGCCCTAGTTAAATTGCCGAATGAGTTTTTAAGCTTGTTAAGTTTACAGCGGGCACAGCTGGCTAATAGTCGTCAGAGTTATCAGAAGCGGTCGCAGTTATTAAAAACTGGGAAAAACTATGGTTCAGTTTTCTTTGGGCCCCAAGAAAGTAATGGCTTGATCTTTTTCAATACGCCAACGGGTAAGCGGGCTATTGCATTTATTAATGCGCCGCATATTAGTTATATTGATACTAAGTTGGAACAACTGATTGATGGTGGCTTGCCAGCAACGGCCGTTAAAACGCCGGTGGATAAAGTCACGTTAACGCAACCAATTATAAATTTATTGAGTGATACTTACTTTGGCGAGATGTATACGCGAGACCGGCAACGGCGCCAGATTGATGATGGGTTACAAAAATATGGCTATGGGCACTCTTTTGAAAAAATCGGGTCGTTCTTTTCAGCAACTGCGTATAATATTTTTAATTTTGAGGCGGTCTTTGCCAGTGGGCCGAGTGCCCTTACGGGGATTAAACCATTCGTGTTAGATGCTAAGGCTAAGCCAACGATTGCTGAATTAAAACGGCGCCACTTTAACCTAGCAATGATGGGGAATAATCATGCGAAAGATGCGGGCGCAGAAGCTTTGATGACTAGTATTACGGCCTTTCATCAAGCTGGAATTGCCACGGTCGGTGCGGGAATCGATCAGACTGATAGCCGTCGCTTCGTTGAGTTTGACTATCATGGGCAAAAGATTGCCTTGTTTAATGGCTATTGGTATCGTAACCCGGCCTATAATTTATTTGATTTTTATGCCAAAACAAACGTGGCCGGTGTTAATTGTTTGGATACCTTAGTATGGGAGGCAGTGCGGGATTATAAACAACAAAATCCGACGGCCAAGGTAATTGTTAGTGCCCATTGGGGTAATGATTTCCAAGAAAAAATTATGCCAGTCCAGCAAGCAACAGCCGAAAAACTCGTGAGCGCTGGGGCAGATTTGATTATTGGGCATGGCCCCCATATCTTACAGCCAATTAAGTATGTGGGTAAGGCGCCGGTAATTTATAGTATCGGTAACGGTGTGTTCAATAATAACGGTGAATTTGTTAAACGTGGTTGTTTAGCCTATGGTGCGACAGTTCGGCTTGATTTGGACAAGCAACGTCTCTATCTATGCCCATTTTATGCCAATAATCGTGAAACTTTCTGGCAACCAGCCTTTGTGAATGATGAAGATTTTAAAGAGGCGGCGGGGGTGTTTGGTACTGAATACGCAACGACTAAGTTAGATGGCGATCTAAATGCGGTTGTGATTCCGCTTTAG
- a CDS encoding DUF2252 domain-containing protein yields MPPLDLTHIRQHHTVAELIALGKARRLVTTFDQLGTFIPVKRDAAAYLKRVRKMLVPELLPLRRERMSASSFAFFRGSVELMDYDLDYQKSTEISAVVCGDAHIGNFGFYASPERRLVFDLNDFDEASVHPWEWDLRRLLVSIILAAKDSEFKPKKIEKLVREASASYRDGIKRMFNQTTLERFYRDNEAQSVLNFGGEPEDTVDFIAELAKKAARRNSEQVVRKFTITNSRGERQFKDNAPRSVHIDKKTYRGLKQGILDYLQTVRTDVALLLSQYEVTDIIRHSVGVGSFGSLCYLVLLTSTDGSHMVLQIKEALPTRKIGSQTTGPKLTAALELTEGQRIVSAQRILQSTSDVFLGYFQMADKSFYVRQFRDMKESIDIPALSWGQFSAYANTCAMILAQAHAQSPTAAMIRGYVGSSDKFDEAMGNWAEAYVDQVESDYQTYLQLD; encoded by the coding sequence ATGCCACCACTTGATTTAACGCATATTCGCCAGCACCATACGGTTGCCGAATTGATTGCGCTTGGAAAGGCCCGCCGATTGGTTACGACTTTTGACCAATTAGGGACGTTTATCCCCGTAAAACGGGATGCGGCCGCTTATCTGAAGCGGGTCCGTAAAATGTTAGTGCCAGAATTATTACCATTGCGGCGGGAACGAATGTCGGCCTCTAGTTTTGCCTTCTTTCGGGGATCTGTCGAATTGATGGATTATGATTTAGATTACCAGAAATCAACTGAAATTTCGGCCGTGGTTTGCGGTGACGCCCATATTGGTAATTTTGGATTTTATGCGTCACCAGAACGACGCTTGGTTTTTGATCTGAATGATTTTGATGAAGCCAGTGTCCATCCTTGGGAATGGGATTTGCGGCGGTTATTGGTCAGTATTATTCTGGCGGCCAAGGATTCTGAGTTTAAACCTAAAAAAATTGAAAAATTAGTTCGCGAAGCCAGTGCCAGCTATCGTGATGGGATTAAACGGATGTTTAACCAAACGACACTGGAACGTTTTTATCGGGATAATGAAGCACAATCTGTCTTGAACTTTGGTGGTGAACCGGAAGATACGGTGGACTTTATTGCGGAGTTAGCTAAAAAGGCTGCTCGTCGAAATTCAGAACAGGTTGTCCGAAAGTTTACGATTACGAACAGTCGTGGTGAGCGCCAATTCAAAGACAACGCCCCCCGTTCAGTTCACATTGATAAAAAAACGTATCGTGGATTGAAGCAGGGTATCTTAGATTATTTACAGACGGTGCGCACGGATGTGGCGTTACTCTTGTCACAGTATGAAGTCACGGATATCATTCGGCATAGTGTTGGGGTGGGGAGCTTTGGTTCCTTGTGCTACCTCGTATTATTAACGAGTACCGATGGCAGTCACATGGTCTTACAGATCAAAGAAGCCTTGCCAACTCGGAAAATTGGTAGTCAAACGACCGGACCTAAGTTAACGGCGGCTTTGGAATTGACAGAAGGGCAACGGATTGTGAGTGCGCAACGAATCTTGCAATCAACTTCGGACGTCTTCTTAGGGTATTTCCAGATGGCGGATAAGAGTTTTTACGTCCGTCAATTCCGCGATATGAAAGAGTCAATTGATATTCCAGCGTTGTCATGGGGCCAATTTAGCGCCTATGCAAATACGTGTGCGATGATTTTAGCCCAAGCACATGCGCAAAGCCCCACTGCCGCAATGATTCGCGGGTACGTCGGGAGCTCAGATAAATTTGATGAAGCGATGGGCAACTGGGCTGAAGCGTATGTTGACCAAGTTGAAAGTGATTATCAAACCTATTTACAGTTAGATTAA
- the trxA gene encoding thioredoxin produces the protein MIEPINGDQFATVAAGTDLTVVDFWADWCGPCKMQTPALEALDEEYDGKIKFASLDVDQNKALAEELQIMSIPALVVFKNGQPAEKVVGFHPQGALKKYLDQKLAEVTAG, from the coding sequence ATGATTGAACCAATCAATGGTGATCAGTTTGCGACTGTTGCTGCTGGTACTGACTTAACGGTTGTTGATTTTTGGGCAGATTGGTGTGGGCCATGTAAGATGCAGACGCCAGCACTAGAAGCATTGGATGAAGAATACGATGGCAAAATCAAGTTTGCATCATTAGATGTTGACCAAAATAAAGCGCTGGCAGAAGAGTTGCAGATCATGAGTATTCCAGCTTTGGTTGTTTTCAAAAACGGCCAACCAGCCGAAAAAGTCGTGGGTTTTCATCCTCAAGGGGCTTTAAAAAAATATTTAGATCAAAAGCTCGCAGAAGTAACAGCGGGATAG
- a CDS encoding mannitol-1-phosphate 5-dehydrogenase: MLDVHFGAGNIGRGFIGETLADNGFKITFVDVNETLIDELNERHGYTIELAAEGQEHIEVHDVKGINNGKDPQAVAAEIAQADLVTTAIGPKILKFIAPLIADGIKLRQANADTTPLDVIACENMIGGSQSLKQSVYEALDDSEKAWADQYIGFPNAAVDRIVPLQKHDDPLFVSVEPFKEWVIDKSQMKNPKIQLKGVDYADDLEPYIERKLFSVNTGHATVAYTGNMKGYKTIGEAVKDDSVVAQAQRVLSETGDLLIQKWGFDPEVHHAYQAKILSRFENPYISDDIERVGRTPIRKLGFDERFIRPIRELKERGRDYSALVDTAGMMFFFDYPNDAESVKLQQLLKDEPIEAVIKTATGLKDAALIDEIKAAYEKHLAEK; this comes from the coding sequence ATGTTAGACGTACATTTTGGTGCCGGTAATATTGGTCGGGGTTTCATTGGTGAAACCTTAGCGGACAATGGATTTAAGATTACTTTCGTGGATGTTAACGAAACGTTGATTGATGAATTAAACGAGCGACATGGTTATACGATTGAATTGGCGGCAGAAGGCCAAGAACATATCGAAGTTCATGACGTTAAAGGGATTAATAACGGTAAAGATCCACAAGCCGTTGCCGCTGAAATCGCGCAAGCTGACTTGGTCACAACTGCGATTGGGCCTAAGATTCTGAAGTTCATCGCACCGTTGATTGCGGATGGGATTAAGTTACGTCAAGCTAATGCTGATACCACACCTTTAGATGTGATTGCTTGTGAAAATATGATTGGTGGGAGCCAATCTTTGAAGCAATCCGTTTATGAAGCTTTGGATGATAGCGAAAAAGCATGGGCAGACCAATATATTGGCTTCCCTAATGCCGCTGTTGACCGGATTGTACCGTTACAAAAACATGATGATCCGTTATTCGTTTCAGTCGAACCATTCAAAGAATGGGTCATTGACAAGTCACAAATGAAGAACCCAAAGATTCAATTAAAAGGGGTCGATTATGCAGATGACTTGGAACCTTATATCGAACGGAAGCTCTTCTCTGTTAATACCGGACATGCGACCGTGGCTTACACGGGTAATATGAAAGGGTACAAGACGATTGGTGAAGCGGTTAAAGATGACAGTGTTGTTGCTCAAGCGCAACGTGTCTTAAGCGAAACTGGAGACTTACTCATTCAAAAGTGGGGGTTTGATCCAGAAGTTCACCATGCTTACCAAGCGAAGATTTTGAGCCGGTTTGAAAATCCTTATATCTCCGATGATATCGAACGGGTTGGCCGGACCCCAATTCGGAAGTTGGGCTTTGACGAACGATTCATTCGTCCAATTCGTGAATTGAAGGAACGTGGCCGGGATTACAGTGCCTTAGTCGACACTGCCGGTATGATGTTCTTCTTTGATTATCCGAATGATGCCGAAAGCGTCAAGTTACAACAATTATTGAAGGATGAACCAATTGAAGCAGTCATTAAGACAGCGACTGGTTTGAAAGATGCCGCTTTGATTGATGAAATCAAGGCTGCGTATGAAAAACATTTAGCTGAAAAATAA
- a CDS encoding PTS sugar transporter subunit IIA has translation MEALDKKMIALNQQVATQAEGIRLAGQLLVDGGCVEPEYIDAMQARNQDVSVYMGNFIAIPHGTEDGMKYIKKTGISVVQVPMGVSWGDPENDDDDKAVTVIFGIAGLNGEHLNLLSQIAIYCSDVANVAKLADAQSEDEIINLLKEVD, from the coding sequence ATGGAAGCTTTAGATAAAAAGATGATTGCTTTAAATCAACAAGTTGCCACGCAAGCAGAAGGGATTCGGTTAGCTGGTCAATTATTGGTCGATGGTGGTTGTGTCGAACCAGAATATATTGATGCGATGCAGGCCCGTAACCAAGATGTTTCCGTGTATATGGGTAACTTCATTGCCATTCCCCATGGAACTGAGGATGGCATGAAATATATTAAGAAAACGGGAATCTCCGTGGTGCAAGTTCCAATGGGTGTGAGCTGGGGTGATCCCGAAAATGATGACGATGATAAAGCCGTCACAGTAATCTTCGGGATTGCTGGCTTGAATGGTGAACACTTGAACCTCTTATCACAGATTGCCATCTACTGTAGCGACGTGGCGAACGTGGCGAAGTTAGCTGATGCTCAATCCGAAGATGAAATTATTAATCTATTAAAGGAAGTTGATTAG
- a CDS encoding helix-turn-helix domain-containing protein, with the protein MFSAKIKQQVLREYLQGTSSLLLMKKYDIKGSATIYQWLTQFKIFGIQGLEHCRRKTFYDYSFKIKVIKWRQEHHASYPVTATHFRLKQPMMVWDWERKLIEGRLKPSKGRSLKMTDKSKQPKTLKQLQEENELLRIRVAYLEKLEALAQKKSQTKKKPS; encoded by the coding sequence ATGTTTTCAGCTAAAATAAAGCAACAAGTATTAAGGGAATATCTCCAGGGAACTTCGTCCCTGTTACTTATGAAAAAGTATGACATTAAAGGAAGTGCAACGATTTATCAGTGGCTCACTCAATTTAAAATTTTTGGAATTCAAGGATTAGAGCATTGTCGTAGGAAGACATTTTATGACTATTCCTTTAAAATTAAAGTTATCAAATGGCGACAAGAACACCATGCCTCATATCCAGTAACGGCAACCCATTTCAGATTAAAGCAACCGATGATGGTTTGGGACTGGGAACGCAAACTGATTGAGGGACGTCTTAAGCCATCTAAAGGACGGTCTTTAAAAATGACAGATAAATCTAAACAACCCAAAACTTTGAAGCAACTTCAAGAAGAAAACGAGCTTTTACGAATACGGGTAGCATACTTGGAAAAACTCGAAGCCTTGGCACAGAAAAAATCTCAAACCAAGAAAAAGCCCAGCTAA
- a CDS encoding metallophosphoesterase, whose amino-acid sequence MQQSAIQYLLNPEKVHQHIRQEKSNLLNYFAFALNKINSQVYGKNSVAVNQSYQQIFNDPLFEIQINGRLLQHEETGAISANIPAKFLIKINRSSGISEYLKAYMQFVIQLIHILPIATNGRAVIAMLPAMENQTRVINPDGYLSTHSNFHTAEKLLAMNENNSNLDIKLSNKPILKSEVGKTLIQNRKNYTKQSISPNLLAPYFENTTTAENDNLLNVVSDIHSTNSKLPIINQHFNILAGDISDSQVTDKHIRGVYVLGNHDTTDALTQTTLLARQIGTRGASFLREPWFKKFVDASTRRWWMLPIGDNDFYKSVSSELQLRFPKMTILNNNSTIHDGVRYIGITIPIEFNKRINEEQHFLLQKLNELLDYNYTIPTIIISHAPLFNELSLLTSKNVDYHENYVCLEPKIKELFTNYNILGVIHGHHHIPASSGTFKMVKFANKDLFVICSIYAQSNTGFDLTSLINYKRPTLDTTIKR is encoded by the coding sequence ATGCAACAATCTGCAATTCAATATCTGCTCAATCCAGAAAAAGTCCATCAACATATTCGTCAGGAAAAGAGTAATCTACTGAATTATTTTGCCTTTGCATTAAACAAAATAAATAGTCAAGTCTACGGGAAAAATTCAGTTGCGGTTAATCAATCCTATCAACAAATTTTTAATGATCCATTATTTGAAATACAAATCAATGGTCGACTTCTACAACATGAAGAAACTGGTGCCATTTCAGCAAATATTCCTGCTAAATTTCTAATTAAAATCAATCGGTCAAGCGGTATATCTGAATATTTAAAAGCTTACATGCAATTTGTTATACAATTAATACATATTCTGCCAATTGCAACAAACGGCCGAGCAGTTATTGCCATGCTACCCGCCATGGAAAATCAAACTCGAGTAATTAATCCAGACGGATATCTGAGTACTCATTCAAATTTTCATACTGCAGAAAAATTATTAGCAATGAACGAAAATAATAGTAATCTAGATATTAAATTATCAAATAAACCAATCTTAAAATCGGAGGTTGGAAAAACACTGATTCAGAATAGAAAAAATTACACTAAACAAAGCATTAGTCCTAATTTATTAGCACCCTACTTTGAAAATACCACTACAGCGGAAAATGACAATCTCTTAAACGTCGTTTCAGATATCCATTCAACTAACAGTAAACTGCCAATTATTAACCAACACTTTAATATCTTAGCTGGTGATATTTCAGACTCACAGGTCACTGATAAGCACATCAGAGGTGTCTATGTACTCGGAAACCATGATACAACAGATGCACTTACGCAGACTACGCTCTTAGCAAGACAGATAGGCACAAGAGGTGCTTCTTTTTTAAGAGAACCATGGTTTAAAAAATTTGTCGATGCTTCGACACGTCGGTGGTGGATGCTACCAATTGGTGACAATGATTTTTATAAAAGTGTCAGTTCTGAACTACAGTTACGATTTCCAAAAATGACGATTTTGAACAATAATAGTACCATACATGACGGTGTTCGTTACATTGGTATAACTATACCGATTGAATTTAATAAACGGATAAATGAAGAACAGCATTTTTTACTCCAAAAATTAAATGAACTATTAGATTATAATTACACGATACCAACAATCATCATCTCACACGCACCATTATTCAATGAATTAAGTCTGCTCACATCAAAAAATGTAGATTATCATGAAAATTATGTTTGTCTGGAACCCAAGATAAAAGAATTATTTACCAATTATAATATCCTCGGTGTCATTCATGGTCACCATCACATTCCAGCATCTTCAGGCACATTTAAGATGGTCAAATTTGCCAACAAAGACTTATTCGTCATATGCTCTATTTATGCTCAGAGTAACACCGGCTTCGATTTAACTAGTCTTATAAATTATAAACGGCCAACACTTGATACGACCATTAAAAGATAA